One stretch of Micromonospora echinospora DNA includes these proteins:
- the secF gene encoding protein translocase subunit SecF, giving the protein MAKSGLAARLYRGEADLNIVGRRNLWFGVAGVLVLIAVLSFAISGFKLGIEFAGGNTFQVPASVGTLDRAEQTVDEVLADEAPGVEVVSAQKVGSTSGEFYEMRTGQLSAEQANAAKAAMAEEFGIQADQISGSQVSEAWGSQVTSRAFLGLLIFIAVVSIYLVLRFEWRMAVAAIISLLTNLILTAGIYSLVNFEVTPSTIIGFLTILGFALYDVVVVFDKVQENTRGITANNNVTYGEASNLALNQSLMRSLNTSVVALLPVGGLLFIGAGLLGAGTLKDLGLVLFVGMAVAFLTSIVLATPLLVLLKNMDPRISAHNKRVQSRRAALARGEITPKGATRAAPAADADADAPIDPDAAALAGAAPKVGARPAGKRPSGARGGRPAGGGGNRPGGKRR; this is encoded by the coding sequence ATGGCTAAGAGTGGTCTGGCCGCCCGGCTCTACCGGGGCGAGGCGGATCTCAACATCGTCGGCCGCCGGAACCTGTGGTTCGGCGTGGCGGGCGTCCTGGTCCTGATCGCGGTGCTCAGCTTCGCGATCAGCGGCTTCAAGCTCGGCATCGAGTTCGCCGGCGGCAACACGTTCCAGGTGCCGGCCAGCGTCGGCACGCTGGACCGGGCCGAGCAGACCGTCGACGAGGTGCTGGCCGACGAGGCGCCCGGCGTCGAGGTGGTGAGCGCGCAGAAGGTCGGCAGCACCAGCGGCGAGTTCTACGAGATGCGCACCGGGCAGCTCAGCGCCGAGCAGGCCAACGCGGCCAAGGCCGCGATGGCGGAGGAGTTCGGCATCCAGGCCGACCAGATCAGCGGCAGCCAGGTCTCCGAGGCGTGGGGCAGCCAGGTCACCTCCCGCGCCTTCCTCGGTCTGCTGATCTTCATCGCGGTGGTGTCGATCTACCTGGTGCTGCGCTTCGAGTGGCGGATGGCGGTCGCTGCGATCATCTCGCTGCTGACCAACCTGATCCTCACCGCCGGCATCTACTCGCTGGTGAACTTCGAGGTCACCCCGTCGACGATCATCGGCTTCCTCACGATCCTGGGCTTCGCGCTCTACGACGTGGTGGTGGTCTTCGACAAGGTGCAGGAGAACACACGCGGCATCACCGCGAACAACAACGTCACCTACGGCGAGGCGTCCAACCTGGCGCTCAACCAGAGCCTCATGCGGTCGCTGAACACCTCGGTGGTGGCGTTGCTGCCGGTCGGCGGCCTGCTCTTCATCGGCGCCGGCCTGCTCGGCGCGGGCACGCTGAAGGACCTCGGCCTGGTGCTGTTCGTCGGTATGGCGGTGGCGTTCCTGACCTCGATCGTGCTGGCCACCCCGCTGCTGGTGCTGCTGAAGAACATGGACCCGCGGATCAGCGCGCACAACAAGCGGGTGCAGTCCCGCCGGGCCGCCCTGGCCCGGGGCGAGATCACCCCGAAGGGCGCCACGCGCGCCGCCCCGGCCGCCGACGCCGACGCCGACGCGCCGATCGACCCGGATGCCGCCGCGCTCGCCGGCGCCGCCCCCAAGGTCGGCGCCCGCCCGGCCGGCAAGCGTCCCAGCGGCGCCCGCGGCGGCCGACCCGCGGGCGGTGGCGGCAACCGGCCCGGCGGCAAGCGCCGCTGA
- a CDS encoding adenine phosphoribosyltransferase: MTETHTTGVRGDSGPEAAQLVASRLLDVPDFPKPGVMFKDLMPLFADGAAFREVIDGIIAYHGRDSFDTVAGIEARGFVLAAAVAYATGVGVVPVRKAGKLPRATHSASYALEYGEATLEVHQDAFTAGHRVLVLDDVLATGGTAEATLDLVERAGGTVAGFTVLLELGFLEGRKRLAPRPVHALLTV, encoded by the coding sequence GTGACGGAGACCCACACCACGGGCGTACGCGGAGACAGCGGCCCGGAGGCCGCCCAGCTCGTCGCCAGCCGGTTGCTGGACGTGCCGGACTTCCCCAAGCCGGGTGTCATGTTCAAGGACCTGATGCCGCTGTTCGCCGACGGCGCGGCGTTCCGTGAGGTGATCGACGGCATCATCGCGTACCACGGGCGCGACTCGTTCGACACCGTCGCCGGCATCGAGGCGCGCGGGTTCGTCCTCGCCGCGGCCGTCGCGTACGCCACCGGGGTCGGCGTGGTGCCGGTGCGCAAGGCCGGCAAGCTGCCCCGGGCCACGCACTCCGCCTCCTACGCGCTGGAGTACGGCGAGGCGACGCTGGAGGTGCACCAGGACGCCTTCACCGCGGGCCACCGGGTCCTGGTGCTCGACGACGTGCTCGCCACCGGCGGGACCGCCGAGGCCACGCTCGACCTGGTGGAACGCGCCGGCGGGACGGTGGCCGGGTTCACCGTGCTGCTGGAGCTGGGCTTCCTCGAAGGCCGTAAGCGGCTCGCGCCGCGCCCGGTGCACGCCCTGTTGACCGTTTGA
- a CDS encoding RelA/SpoT family protein → MSHDVVPPVEGTVHPTGDADGSVTERSGNPQARATGATGGAPDATADGGAVVVPFPTESSGDPTTSGGFALSNAPTGRRVRARLARFNAPWQTSQVSEVLEPLIATHRENHPKADARLLQRAFDTAARWHSGQYRKSGDPYITHPLAVATILANLGMDTTTLVAALLHDTIEDTEYTLDQMRADFGGEVTLLVDGVTKLDKVKLGDAAKAETIRKMVVAMAKDPRVLVIKLADRLHNMRTLTFLPRPKQEQKAKETLEILAPLAHRLGMNTIKWELEDLAFGTLFPKRFEEINRLIGEHQPQREALLRQVTQKVSTDLKAAKIKAETTGRPKHLYSIYQKMIVRGRDFNDIYDLVGVRILVDTVRDCYAALGVIHANWQPVPGRFKDYIAMPKFNMYQSLHTTVIGPTGKPVEMQIRTYAMHRTAEFGIAAHWKYKEHKGTPVVGPPAHIDEMTWLRQLLDWQREAADPSEFLDALRFDLSSQEVYVFTPKGDVIPLPTGSTPVDFAYAVHTEVGHKCIGARVNGKLVPLESTLSNGDVIEIFTSKSDTAGPTQDWLGFVKSPRARTKIRQYFNKERREEAIEAGKDAIVKAMRKQGMPLQRMLTSDNLMAIARDLHLPDVASLYAAVGDSQVSAQSVVQKLMASYGGEEGAAEDIAETAVATRPPRSRQSSADPGVVVRGVSDVWIKLARCCTPVPPDSVFGFVTRSGGVSVHRDDCANAEDLRAQPERVVEVSWKLTSASTFLVAIQVEALDRHKLLADVTRVLSEERVNILSATVTTTRDRVAVSRFSFEMADPKHLGHLLAAVRKVDGVFDAYRVTSGA, encoded by the coding sequence GTGTCCCACGATGTCGTCCCTCCGGTGGAGGGCACGGTGCACCCGACAGGCGACGCGGACGGCTCGGTGACCGAGCGCAGCGGCAACCCGCAGGCCCGGGCGACCGGTGCCACCGGCGGCGCGCCCGACGCGACGGCCGACGGCGGGGCGGTCGTGGTGCCGTTCCCGACCGAGAGTTCCGGTGACCCGACGACCAGCGGCGGGTTCGCGCTCTCCAACGCGCCCACCGGCCGGCGGGTACGCGCCCGGCTGGCCCGGTTCAACGCGCCCTGGCAGACCTCGCAGGTCAGCGAGGTGCTGGAGCCGCTGATCGCCACCCACCGGGAGAACCACCCCAAGGCCGACGCCCGGCTGCTGCAGCGCGCCTTCGACACGGCCGCGCGGTGGCACTCGGGGCAGTACCGCAAGTCCGGTGACCCCTACATCACGCACCCGCTCGCGGTGGCGACCATCCTGGCGAACCTGGGCATGGACACCACCACGCTGGTCGCGGCGCTGTTGCACGACACCATCGAGGACACCGAGTACACGCTCGACCAGATGCGCGCCGACTTCGGCGGCGAGGTCACGCTGCTCGTCGACGGCGTCACCAAGCTCGACAAGGTCAAGCTCGGCGACGCGGCCAAGGCCGAGACCATCCGCAAGATGGTCGTCGCGATGGCGAAGGACCCCCGGGTCCTGGTGATCAAGCTGGCCGACCGGCTGCACAACATGCGGACCCTGACCTTCCTGCCGCGCCCGAAGCAGGAGCAGAAGGCCAAGGAGACGCTGGAGATCCTGGCGCCGCTGGCGCACCGCCTCGGTATGAACACGATCAAGTGGGAGCTGGAGGATCTCGCCTTCGGCACGCTGTTCCCGAAGCGGTTCGAGGAGATCAACCGGCTGATCGGGGAGCACCAGCCGCAGCGTGAGGCGCTGCTGCGCCAGGTGACCCAGAAGGTGTCCACCGACCTGAAGGCCGCCAAGATCAAGGCGGAGACGACCGGGCGGCCGAAGCACCTCTACTCGATCTACCAGAAGATGATCGTGCGAGGGCGGGACTTCAACGACATCTACGACCTGGTGGGTGTGCGGATCCTGGTCGACACGGTGCGCGACTGCTATGCGGCGCTGGGGGTCATCCACGCCAACTGGCAGCCGGTGCCGGGCCGGTTCAAGGACTACATCGCCATGCCCAAGTTCAACATGTACCAGTCGTTGCACACGACTGTGATCGGGCCCACCGGCAAGCCGGTGGAGATGCAGATCCGCACGTACGCGATGCACCGCACCGCCGAGTTCGGCATCGCCGCGCACTGGAAGTACAAGGAGCACAAGGGCACCCCGGTGGTGGGCCCGCCGGCGCACATCGACGAGATGACCTGGCTGCGGCAGCTGCTGGACTGGCAGCGCGAGGCGGCGGACCCGAGCGAGTTCCTGGACGCGCTGCGGTTCGACCTGTCCAGCCAGGAGGTGTACGTCTTCACGCCCAAGGGCGACGTCATCCCGCTGCCGACCGGGTCGACGCCGGTGGACTTCGCGTACGCGGTGCACACCGAGGTCGGGCACAAGTGCATCGGCGCGCGGGTCAACGGCAAGCTGGTGCCGCTGGAGTCGACGCTGTCCAACGGCGACGTGATCGAGATCTTCACGTCGAAGTCCGACACGGCCGGCCCGACGCAGGACTGGCTCGGCTTCGTCAAGAGCCCGCGCGCGCGTACGAAGATTCGCCAGTACTTCAACAAGGAGCGGCGCGAGGAGGCGATCGAGGCCGGCAAGGACGCGATCGTCAAGGCGATGCGCAAGCAGGGCATGCCGTTGCAACGGATGCTCACCTCCGACAACCTGATGGCGATCGCCCGGGACCTGCATCTGCCCGACGTGGCGTCGCTGTACGCGGCGGTCGGCGACAGCCAGGTCTCCGCGCAGTCGGTGGTGCAGAAGCTGATGGCCTCTTACGGCGGCGAGGAGGGCGCGGCGGAGGACATCGCCGAGACCGCCGTCGCCACCCGGCCGCCGCGCAGCCGGCAGAGCAGCGCCGACCCGGGCGTTGTCGTCCGCGGCGTCAGCGACGTCTGGATCAAGCTGGCCCGCTGCTGCACGCCGGTGCCGCCGGACTCGGTGTTCGGCTTCGTCACCCGCTCCGGCGGGGTGAGCGTGCACCGGGACGACTGCGCCAACGCCGAGGACCTGCGCGCCCAGCCCGAGCGGGTGGTCGAGGTCAGCTGGAAGCTCACCTCCGCCTCCACGTTCCTGGTCGCCATCCAGGTCGAGGCGCTGGACCGGCACAAGCTGCTCGCCGACGTGACGAGGGTGCTGTCCGAGGAGCGGGTGAACATTCTCTCCGCGACCGTGACCACCACCCGGGACCGGGTGGCGGTCAGCCGGTTCAGCTTCGAGATGGCCGACCCGAAGCACCTCGGGCACCTGCTGGCCGCCGTCCGGAAGGTCGACGGCGTGTTCGACGCGTACCGGGTCACCTCCGGGGCCTGA
- a CDS encoding peptidylprolyl isomerase, producing MTSTRDRQRAAARAKLEREMAERAGKARKRRQTQAIVGAAAVLVLVVAGTVWLATSLGGDDDEQTGGATTADAVQCAYTEVPKEGRPPQIKDVGLPPTQQAGKGSQTMTIDTNLGPITAKIDRAAVPCTAGSFTHLAEKGFFDNTKCHRLVTQGIQVLQCGDPSATGKGWRDTDGTGGPSYNLAEENLPTNKRPPYPEGVIAMANSGQPGSTGSQFFIVYGDSSLDPNYTVLGTITGGMDVVKQVAAAGDDGAFAKQAGGGHPKKEITMTKVTMSPIQGG from the coding sequence TTGACGTCCACCAGAGACCGCCAGCGCGCGGCGGCGCGAGCCAAGCTCGAGCGGGAGATGGCGGAGCGGGCCGGTAAGGCCCGCAAGCGCCGGCAGACCCAGGCGATCGTCGGCGCCGCGGCCGTGCTGGTGCTCGTCGTGGCCGGCACGGTGTGGCTGGCCACCTCGCTCGGCGGCGACGACGACGAGCAGACGGGCGGCGCCACCACCGCCGACGCCGTGCAGTGCGCGTACACGGAGGTGCCCAAGGAGGGCCGGCCGCCGCAGATCAAGGACGTCGGGCTGCCGCCGACCCAGCAGGCCGGCAAGGGCAGCCAGACGATGACGATCGACACCAACCTGGGCCCGATCACCGCCAAGATCGACCGCGCCGCCGTGCCCTGCACCGCCGGCAGCTTCACCCACCTGGCGGAGAAGGGCTTCTTCGACAACACCAAGTGCCACCGGCTGGTGACCCAGGGCATCCAGGTCCTCCAGTGCGGCGACCCGAGCGCCACCGGCAAGGGCTGGCGGGACACCGACGGCACCGGCGGGCCGAGCTACAACCTGGCCGAGGAGAACCTCCCCACCAACAAGCGCCCGCCGTACCCGGAGGGTGTCATCGCGATGGCCAACTCCGGGCAGCCGGGCAGCACCGGCAGCCAGTTCTTCATCGTGTACGGCGACTCGTCGCTCGACCCGAACTACACGGTGCTGGGCACCATCACCGGTGGCATGGACGTGGTGAAGCAGGTCGCCGCGGCCGGTGACGACGGCGCGTTCGCCAAGCAGGCCGGCGGTGGTCACCCGAAGAAGGAGATCACCATGACCAAGGTGACCATGAGCCCGATCCAGGGCGGCTGA
- a CDS encoding peptidylprolyl isomerase: MASSRDRQRKLARAKLDRQLARRAAVAKRRRQIRAGVGAAVVLVLIVAGSAWALGAFDSEPEKQAAEDVCLWTAQDGAVNTNLKDVGEPPTTGLPTSGTRPMTITTNQGGPITVELDQTDAPCGAASLSYLAGRSFFDNTTCHEITAEGALRCGDPTGTGLGGPTYSFFDENVPSAPEPSPSASPAPGQPATYPKGTVAMIGNPPGSNGSQFLIFFKDASPAKPAYSVVGKVTGGLDVVEKIGAMPTVDNGNGAKVKPKTQVLVQSVTVGEPGAAPADSPAPSPSASAG; encoded by the coding sequence GTGGCTTCCAGCAGGGACCGGCAGCGCAAACTGGCGCGGGCCAAGCTTGACCGGCAGCTCGCCCGGCGGGCGGCGGTCGCGAAGCGCCGCCGGCAGATCCGGGCCGGTGTGGGCGCCGCGGTGGTGCTCGTGCTGATCGTGGCCGGTTCCGCCTGGGCGCTCGGCGCGTTCGACTCGGAGCCGGAGAAGCAGGCCGCCGAGGACGTCTGCCTCTGGACCGCGCAGGACGGCGCCGTCAACACCAACCTCAAGGACGTCGGCGAGCCGCCCACCACGGGCCTGCCCACCTCCGGCACCCGCCCGATGACGATCACCACCAACCAGGGTGGGCCGATCACGGTCGAGCTGGACCAGACCGACGCCCCGTGCGGCGCGGCCAGCCTGAGCTACCTGGCCGGCCGCTCGTTCTTCGACAACACCACGTGCCACGAGATCACCGCAGAGGGCGCGCTGCGCTGCGGCGACCCGACCGGCACCGGCCTCGGCGGCCCGACCTACTCGTTCTTCGACGAGAACGTCCCGAGCGCGCCGGAGCCCAGCCCGTCGGCCTCCCCGGCCCCCGGGCAGCCGGCGACGTACCCGAAGGGCACGGTCGCCATGATCGGCAACCCGCCGGGCAGCAACGGCAGCCAGTTCCTGATCTTCTTCAAGGACGCCAGCCCGGCCAAGCCGGCCTACTCGGTGGTCGGCAAGGTCACCGGCGGGCTCGACGTGGTGGAGAAGATCGGCGCCATGCCGACGGTGGACAATGGCAACGGCGCCAAGGTCAAGCCCAAGACGCAGGTCCTTGTGCAGAGCGTCACCGTCGGCGAGCCCGGCGCGGCTCCGGCCGACAGTCCCGCGCCCTCGCCGAGCGCCAGCGCGGGCTGA
- a CDS encoding MBL fold metallo-hydrolase: MLVAGFPADAFGTNCYVVATAPGEQCVVVDPGIGVLDRLDAVLAEHRLHPAAVLLTHGHLDHTFSVAPVCDARGIPAYVHPDDRELLADPSKALSMDLTQLFGGRLPYAEPDDVAELTDGATLSLAGLEITVDHAPGHTGGSVLFRLPGAGSPWEAEQICLSGDVLFAGSIGRTDLPGGSMPRMLSSLRDKVLPLADDTVVLPGHGPATTIGRERATNPYLVEVAGVGGARPAAPTRGL; this comes from the coding sequence GTGCTCGTGGCCGGCTTTCCCGCGGACGCCTTCGGCACCAACTGCTACGTGGTGGCGACCGCTCCGGGGGAGCAGTGCGTGGTGGTCGACCCCGGCATCGGGGTGCTCGACCGGCTCGACGCCGTGCTCGCCGAGCACCGCCTGCACCCGGCCGCCGTGCTGCTCACCCACGGCCACCTGGACCACACCTTCTCCGTCGCCCCGGTTTGCGACGCGCGGGGCATCCCCGCCTACGTCCACCCGGACGACCGGGAGCTGCTGGCCGACCCGAGCAAGGCGCTGTCGATGGACCTGACCCAGTTGTTCGGTGGCCGGCTGCCGTACGCCGAGCCGGACGACGTGGCCGAGCTGACCGACGGCGCGACGCTGTCGCTGGCCGGGTTGGAGATCACCGTCGACCATGCCCCCGGCCATACCGGCGGGTCGGTGCTGTTCCGGTTGCCCGGCGCCGGCTCGCCCTGGGAGGCCGAGCAGATCTGCCTCTCCGGTGACGTGCTGTTCGCCGGCTCGATCGGCCGCACCGACCTGCCGGGCGGCAGCATGCCCCGCATGCTGTCGAGCCTGCGGGACAAGGTGCTCCCGCTGGCCGACGACACAGTCGTCCTGCCCGGCCACGGCCCCGCGACCACGATCGGCCGCGAGCGCGCGACCAACCCGTACCTCGTCGAGGTGGCGGGCGTCGGCGGCGCGCGCCCGGCAGCGCCCACCCGAGGCCTCTAG
- the hisS gene encoding histidine--tRNA ligase gives MSKPTPISGFPEWTPAQRMIEQFVLDRIRTTFELYGFAPLETRSVEPLDQLLRKGETSKEVYLLRRLQADADGPAGDDALGLHFDLTVPFARYVLENAGKLQFPFRRYQIQKVWRGERPQEGRYREFLQADIDIVDRDTLPAQYEAEMPLVIGDALRSLPIPPVRIQVNNRKICEGFYRGIGLTDAEAALRAVDKLDKIGPAKVTELLAETAGASEAQAKAVLSLAEISAPDASFADAVRALGVSDPLLDEGVAELTAVVETAAAHAPGLCVADLRIARGLDYYTGTVYETQMIGYERFGSICSGGRYDNLASSGNVRFPGVGISIGVTRLLGLLFGAEALAVSRSVPTCVLVAVTAEEDRAASDGVAAALRSRGVPTEVSPSAAKFGKQIRYAERRGIPYVWFPGADGDEVKDIRSGEQVAASAGEWTPPRADLKPLVGPAGTGV, from the coding sequence ATGAGCAAGCCCACGCCCATTTCCGGCTTCCCCGAGTGGACGCCGGCGCAGCGGATGATCGAGCAGTTCGTTCTCGATCGCATTCGCACCACGTTCGAGCTGTACGGCTTCGCGCCACTGGAGACCCGCTCGGTGGAGCCGCTGGATCAGTTGCTGCGGAAGGGGGAGACCTCCAAGGAGGTCTACCTGCTGCGCCGGTTGCAGGCCGACGCCGACGGGCCGGCCGGGGACGACGCGCTCGGCCTGCACTTCGACCTGACCGTGCCGTTCGCCCGCTACGTGCTGGAGAACGCCGGCAAGCTGCAGTTCCCGTTCCGCCGCTACCAGATCCAGAAGGTGTGGCGGGGTGAGCGCCCGCAGGAGGGCCGGTACCGGGAGTTCCTCCAGGCCGACATCGACATTGTCGACCGGGACACGCTGCCGGCGCAGTACGAGGCGGAGATGCCACTGGTCATCGGCGACGCGCTGCGGTCGCTGCCGATCCCGCCGGTGCGCATCCAGGTCAACAACCGCAAGATCTGCGAGGGCTTCTACCGGGGCATCGGGCTGACCGACGCGGAGGCGGCGCTGCGCGCCGTCGACAAGCTCGACAAGATCGGGCCGGCCAAGGTGACGGAGCTGCTGGCCGAGACCGCCGGGGCGAGCGAGGCGCAGGCCAAGGCCGTGCTGTCGCTGGCCGAGATCTCCGCGCCGGACGCCTCCTTCGCCGACGCGGTGCGCGCGCTCGGGGTGAGCGACCCGCTGCTGGACGAGGGCGTCGCGGAGCTGACCGCCGTGGTGGAGACGGCCGCCGCGCACGCGCCCGGCCTCTGCGTGGCCGACCTGCGCATCGCGCGGGGCCTGGACTACTACACCGGTACGGTCTACGAGACGCAGATGATCGGCTACGAGCGGTTCGGCTCGATTTGCTCCGGCGGCCGGTACGACAACCTGGCCAGCTCCGGCAACGTCCGGTTCCCCGGGGTGGGCATCTCGATCGGGGTGACCCGGCTGCTCGGCCTGCTGTTCGGCGCCGAGGCGCTGGCGGTGTCCCGTTCGGTGCCGACCTGTGTGCTGGTGGCGGTCACCGCCGAGGAGGACCGGGCGGCCAGCGACGGGGTCGCGGCGGCGCTGCGCTCGCGGGGTGTGCCGACCGAGGTGTCCCCGTCGGCGGCCAAGTTCGGCAAGCAGATCCGGTACGCCGAGCGGCGCGGCATCCCGTACGTCTGGTTCCCCGGCGCGGACGGCGACGAGGTCAAGGACATCCGTTCCGGCGAGCAGGTGGCCGCCTCGGCGGGGGAGTGGACGCCGCCCCGGGCGGACCTGAAGCCGCTGGTCGGCCCGGCCGGCACTGGCGTCTGA
- a CDS encoding acyl-ACP desaturase: MTVLSQTALLTELEPVVEKNLDRHLSLAKEWFPHEYVPWSEGRTFDGPLGGEAWSPEDSTLPEVARTALIVNLLTEDNLPSYHHEIATLFGRDGAWGTWVHRWTAEEGRHGTAIRDYLTVTRAVDPVALERARMVHMSAGYQNVHDQEMLHSLAYVSFQELATRISHRNTGRATGDPTCEALLARVAADENLHMVFYRNLLGAAFELAPSQAMRAVADVLANFQMPGVGIDGFARKSVAIALAGIYDLRQHRDDVVMPVLRQWNLFEVTGLNADGEAARDQIAAHIDTLETQASRFEERRAARAARVAATTQA, from the coding sequence GTGACCGTGCTCAGCCAGACCGCTCTGCTCACCGAACTCGAGCCGGTGGTCGAGAAGAACCTCGACCGCCACCTGTCGCTGGCCAAGGAGTGGTTCCCGCACGAGTACGTGCCGTGGAGCGAGGGCCGCACCTTCGACGGGCCGCTGGGCGGCGAGGCCTGGTCGCCGGAGGACTCGACGCTGCCCGAGGTGGCCCGGACGGCGCTGATCGTCAACCTGCTCACCGAGGACAACCTGCCCTCGTACCACCACGAGATCGCCACCCTGTTCGGGCGTGACGGCGCGTGGGGCACCTGGGTGCACCGGTGGACCGCCGAGGAGGGGCGGCACGGCACGGCGATCCGCGACTACCTCACGGTGACCCGGGCGGTGGACCCGGTGGCGCTGGAGCGGGCCCGCATGGTGCACATGTCGGCGGGCTACCAGAACGTGCACGACCAGGAGATGCTGCATTCGCTGGCGTACGTGTCGTTCCAGGAGCTGGCCACCCGCATCTCGCACCGCAACACCGGCCGGGCCACCGGCGATCCGACGTGCGAGGCGCTGCTGGCCCGGGTCGCAGCGGACGAGAACCTGCACATGGTCTTCTACCGCAACCTGCTCGGCGCGGCGTTCGAGCTGGCGCCGTCGCAGGCCATGCGCGCGGTCGCCGACGTGCTGGCCAACTTCCAGATGCCGGGCGTGGGCATCGACGGCTTCGCCCGCAAGTCGGTGGCAATCGCGCTGGCCGGCATCTACGACCTGCGCCAGCACCGCGACGACGTGGTGATGCCGGTGCTGCGCCAGTGGAACCTGTTCGAGGTGACCGGTCTGAACGCCGACGGCGAGGCCGCCCGCGACCAGATCGCCGCCCACATTGACACCCTGGAGACCCAGGCGTCCCGCTTCGAGGAGCGCCGCGCCGCCCGCGCCGCCCGAGTAGCCGCCACCACCCAGGCCTGA
- a CDS encoding S1 family peptidase codes for MRPTRSTLRRAAAVAVAGTLVTGSLLSAPAQAAPAALSPDAAATLVEKLGARAAGTYADASGAMIVTVTDTATARQVRAAGAIPKIVARGADKLNAATGELERSAKIPGTAWWTDPATNQVVVSVDSTVTGAKLERVKAAAARHNGAIRIEAEAGVLSTRISGGQAIYAGGGGRCSLGFNVRSGSTYYFLTAGHCTNISSSWYSNSGQTSLLGTRTGTSFPGNDYGIVRHNNSANAAGNVSLYNGSFQDITSAGNAYVGQSVRRSGSTTGLRSGSVSALNATVNYAEGSVSGLIRTNVCAEPGDSGGSLFAGTTALGLTSGGSGNCRTGGTTYFQPVTEALSRYGVSVF; via the coding sequence ATGCGACCCACGAGGTCCACGCTCCGCCGCGCCGCCGCAGTCGCCGTCGCCGGCACCCTGGTCACCGGCTCGCTGCTCAGCGCCCCCGCGCAGGCCGCCCCCGCGGCCCTCTCGCCGGACGCCGCCGCCACCCTCGTCGAGAAGCTCGGCGCCCGCGCGGCCGGCACGTACGCCGACGCCAGCGGCGCGATGATCGTCACGGTGACCGACACCGCCACCGCCCGCCAGGTACGCGCCGCCGGCGCTATCCCGAAGATCGTGGCGCGCGGCGCGGACAAGCTCAACGCCGCCACCGGCGAGCTGGAGCGCTCCGCCAAGATCCCCGGCACCGCCTGGTGGACCGACCCGGCCACGAACCAGGTCGTCGTCTCCGTCGACAGCACCGTCACCGGTGCCAAGCTGGAGCGGGTCAAGGCCGCCGCCGCCCGTCACAACGGCGCGATCCGCATCGAGGCCGAGGCCGGCGTGCTGAGCACCCGGATCTCCGGCGGCCAGGCGATCTACGCCGGCGGCGGTGGCCGCTGCTCGCTCGGGTTCAACGTCCGCAGCGGCTCGACCTACTACTTCCTCACCGCGGGCCACTGCACGAACATCTCGTCGAGCTGGTACAGCAACTCCGGGCAGACCAGCCTGCTCGGCACCCGGACCGGCACCAGCTTCCCGGGCAACGACTACGGCATCGTCCGGCACAACAACTCGGCCAACGCGGCCGGCAACGTGTCGCTGTACAACGGCAGCTTCCAGGACATCACCTCGGCCGGCAACGCCTACGTCGGCCAGTCCGTCCGCCGTTCCGGCAGCACCACCGGCCTGCGCAGCGGCAGCGTCAGCGCGCTGAACGCGACCGTGAACTACGCCGAGGGCAGCGTCTCCGGCCTCATCCGCACCAACGTCTGCGCCGAGCCGGGCGACAGCGGCGGCTCGCTGTTCGCCGGCACCACCGCGCTGGGCCTCACCTCCGGTGGTAGCGGCAACTGCCGCACCGGTGGCACCACCTACTTCCAGCCCGTCACCGAAGCCCTCAGCCGTTACGGCGTGAGCGTCTTCTGA